Part of the Megalopta genalis isolate 19385.01 chromosome 6, iyMegGena1_principal, whole genome shotgun sequence genome, TTTAGATGTACTATCGACACTTTGCCTGGTTGGTCGTTTTGGACCTCTTTTTAAGCTTTCGCGGCCTGAATCAGAATCTTTGCGTTCTTTCTTCCCATTAGACACTAGAAAAAGACATTAATAAATCCTGTGGAcatgtaaaattatattaaacatagAAATATATACCTGTTTCTTCAAGATCATCTTTTCCTTTGGTTCTCCCCTTTGAAGATTTATGATCTTTCCGAATATCTTTCATGTCTCGAAGTTTGTCTTTTTTCATTTCTATATCCTtaacatattttttaaactCTTCCTTCTTTTTATCGATATCTTTAGTCCCTTTAAGGTCACGAAGTATTGTATCTTTTTTCATAAGATCTTTaacatctttttcttttttcatttcctTATATTTGTCCCTTTGTTCTTTCAGCTTAAATTCTGGCTCTTCTTTTTTCCTAGCTTTAATCGTTCCCAAAAATTCTTGTTCAGGTAAACAAAAGTCTATTTCTTGACTAGGGAACGGTAAATCTTCCATATCGTCctaaaatgatttatttatatgtttCATTTTACTTGTAACCATGACATATTATTTGTTAAATTCATTAATAATTACCAATGCTATGAGGTCATACATAGATTCCAAATGATCCCAAATCATTTTCAATGGTATGTCTTT contains:
- the MrgBP gene encoding MRG/MORF4L binding protein, which produces MAVKEKHSENSTDEIEWNVENEIQLFFAMNGHKPVGVNKYFHMICIWEKFRAATHKDIPLKMIWDHLESMYDLIALDDMEDLPFPSQEIDFCLPEQEFLGTIKARKKEEPEFKLKEQRDKYKEMKKEKDVKDLMKKDTILRDLKGTKDIDKKKEEFKKYVKDIEMKKDKLRDMKDIRKDHKSSKGRTKGKDDLEETVSNGKKERKDSDSGRESLKRGPKRPTRQSVDSTSKASPSPRDTPPPKRRRI